The proteins below are encoded in one region of Sporosarcina sp. FSL K6-1508:
- the yajC gene encoding preprotein translocase subunit YajC, with amino-acid sequence MGGGVVQLLPFVAMFAVMWFLLIRPAQKKQKATRQMQSDLKRGDKVITIGGIHGTIDAVDDSSVFLKVSESTTLQFDRQAVGRVTESI; translated from the coding sequence ATGGGTGGAGGAGTAGTACAATTATTACCATTCGTTGCGATGTTTGCAGTGATGTGGTTCTTGCTTATCAGGCCGGCGCAAAAGAAACAGAAAGCGACGAGGCAGATGCAATCAGATTTGAAACGTGGAGATAAGGTCATCACAATCGGTGGTATTCATGGCACGATAGACGCTGTAGATGATTCATCGGTTTTCCTTAAAGTTTCTGAAAGCACAACACTGCAATTCGATAGACAAGCAGTAGGACGTGTAACAGAATCAATTTAA
- the queA gene encoding tRNA preQ1(34) S-adenosylmethionine ribosyltransferase-isomerase QueA — MDVNDFDFELPENLIAQTPLLDRTASRLMILDPETGKVEHRHFRDLLGELEPGDMLVLNDTRVLPARLMGVKADTGAMIEVLLLKQTGDDEWETLVKPAKRIKIGTIVTFGDGLLKAECTGVLEQGGRTFKFIYDGIFYEILDELGQMPLPPYITETLDDQARYQTVFAKERGSAAAPTAGLHFTDEILESIRNKGVNIAFITLHVGLGTFRPVSVDSIENHTMHSEYYHVTEQTADAINEAKAQGGRVIGVGTTSARTLETIASANSGKIVPSSGWTSIFIYPGYKFSILDGLLTNFHLPKSTLIMLISALTTREYILAAYNKAVEENYRFFSFGDAMFIKPSQRKEL, encoded by the coding sequence ATGGATGTAAATGATTTTGATTTTGAGTTACCAGAGAATCTTATAGCACAAACACCTCTGTTGGACCGCACTGCAAGCCGTCTTATGATTCTTGACCCGGAAACAGGGAAAGTGGAGCACCGCCATTTCCGTGATCTTCTTGGCGAGCTTGAGCCGGGAGATATGCTCGTTCTTAATGATACACGGGTGCTTCCTGCACGATTGATGGGCGTGAAAGCAGATACCGGGGCAATGATTGAAGTGTTATTGCTGAAGCAAACGGGGGATGATGAGTGGGAAACACTAGTAAAACCTGCAAAGCGAATAAAGATTGGCACGATTGTCACGTTCGGTGACGGGCTTCTGAAAGCAGAGTGCACGGGTGTTCTCGAGCAAGGGGGGCGCACGTTCAAATTTATTTATGACGGGATTTTTTATGAAATCTTGGATGAATTGGGACAAATGCCATTACCGCCTTATATCACTGAGACGCTTGATGATCAGGCACGTTATCAGACTGTATTCGCAAAAGAACGTGGTTCTGCAGCCGCGCCGACTGCCGGTCTTCATTTTACTGATGAAATCTTGGAAAGTATTCGGAATAAGGGCGTCAATATTGCATTCATCACATTACATGTTGGTCTTGGTACATTCCGTCCGGTGAGTGTAGATAGCATCGAAAACCATACGATGCATTCTGAATACTATCATGTCACTGAACAAACAGCGGATGCGATAAATGAAGCCAAAGCACAGGGCGGGCGCGTCATTGGGGTCGGCACGACTTCTGCAAGAACACTTGAAACAATAGCTTCTGCAAATAGTGGTAAAATCGTCCCTTCAAGCGGATGGACATCGATTTTCATATACCCAGGCTATAAATTCAGTATTTTGGACGGACTTTTAACCAATTTCCATTTACCGAAATCGACATTGATAATGCTTATTTCAGCGCTAACAACAAGAGAGTATATTCTTGCAGCATATAACAAAGCGGTTGAGGAAAATTATCGCTTCTTCAGTTTTGGAGATGCAATGTTCATCAAACCGTCACAAAGGAAGGAATTATAA
- a CDS encoding post-transcriptional regulator has product MPIRFGQLFTHMLPALESKKTEFHLYGYTTVTEEDIWTFCVQKKWRKKNVEEMGMHEIANGILKISPAEYMTFTQIEEQRGSNWFSDLNSEELQILLTPHKSKNKL; this is encoded by the coding sequence ATGCCAATACGATTCGGACAACTGTTCACCCATATGCTGCCTGCACTTGAAAGTAAAAAGACTGAATTTCATCTGTACGGCTATACAACAGTAACCGAAGAGGATATTTGGACATTCTGTGTCCAGAAGAAATGGCGTAAAAAAAATGTCGAAGAGATGGGGATGCATGAAATTGCCAATGGAATTCTCAAAATCTCTCCTGCAGAATATATGACCTTTACACAGATTGAAGAGCAGCGCGGCTCTAACTGGTTCTCAGATTTGAACAGTGAAGAACTTCAAATCTTATTGACACCACATAAATCAAAAAATAAGTTATGA
- the tgt gene encoding tRNA guanosine(34) transglycosylase Tgt — protein MPAVTYEHIKTCKQTGARLGIVHTPHGSFETPAFMPVGTQATVKTMSPEELKEVGAGIILSNTYHLWLRPGQDIVEEAGGLHKFMNWDRPILTDSGGFQVFSLSEFRKIKEEGVHFRHHLNGSKLFLSPEKAMEIQNSLGADIMMAFDECPPFPATREYMKASVERTSRWAERCLGAHARPADQALFGIVQGGEFEELRAQSAKDLVSLDFPGYAIGGLSVGEPKDIMNRILEHTTPLLPQDKPRYLMGVGSPDSLIDGAIRGVDMFDCVLPTRIARNGTLMTSEGRLNIRNAKFERDFRPLDENCSCHVCKTYSRAYIRHLIRADETFGIRLTSYHNLHFLLNLMEQVRDAIRHDRLGDFREEFFESYGFNKPNAKNF, from the coding sequence ATGCCAGCAGTCACATACGAACATATAAAAACATGTAAACAAACGGGAGCGCGTCTTGGAATTGTCCATACACCACACGGCTCATTTGAAACACCGGCCTTCATGCCAGTCGGTACGCAGGCGACAGTTAAAACGATGTCACCCGAAGAATTGAAGGAAGTCGGAGCAGGCATTATTTTAAGCAATACGTACCATCTATGGCTTCGTCCGGGTCAAGACATAGTAGAGGAAGCAGGCGGCCTGCATAAATTCATGAATTGGGACAGACCTATTTTGACCGATTCAGGCGGTTTCCAAGTGTTTTCTTTGAGTGAATTCCGCAAGATTAAAGAGGAAGGTGTCCATTTCAGGCATCACCTGAACGGCAGTAAATTGTTCCTCAGTCCAGAGAAAGCGATGGAAATCCAGAATTCACTAGGTGCGGATATCATGATGGCATTCGATGAGTGTCCGCCGTTTCCTGCAACGCGCGAGTATATGAAAGCGAGCGTCGAACGGACATCCAGATGGGCCGAAAGATGTCTTGGAGCCCATGCACGTCCGGCGGATCAAGCCTTGTTCGGCATAGTGCAAGGCGGGGAATTTGAGGAATTGCGCGCTCAAAGTGCAAAAGATCTCGTGTCACTTGATTTCCCAGGCTATGCAATCGGCGGTCTGTCTGTCGGCGAGCCGAAGGATATCATGAATCGTATTCTTGAACATACAACACCTCTCTTGCCGCAGGACAAGCCGCGTTACTTGATGGGAGTCGGTTCGCCTGATTCACTCATTGACGGCGCTATCCGCGGTGTAGATATGTTCGACTGTGTACTGCCAACCCGTATTGCGCGAAACGGTACACTAATGACGAGTGAAGGCCGCTTGAACATCCGTAATGCGAAATTCGAACGGGATTTCAGACCGCTTGATGAAAATTGCAGCTGTCATGTATGTAAAACATATAGCAGGGCTTATATTCGTCATCTAATAAGAGCAGATGAAACGTTCGGAATCAGGTTGACGTCATATCACAATCTTCACTTCCTTCTTAACTTAATGGAGCAAGTAAGGGATGCAATTCGTCACGATCGTCTGGGAGATTTCCGTGAAGAATTTTTTGAGAGCTACGGATTTAACAAACCGAATGCAAAAAACTTTTAA
- a CDS encoding DUF421 domain-containing protein, translated as MTDLLIIIFRTVFLYILILIILRIMGKREVGELGVIDVVVFIIMAEVAAFALDSPDKKLITSILPMLVLLIIQVISSYFSLKSKKFRDVVDGEPTLIIRHGQILEQEMRKQRYNLDDLFQQLREQQIGSVHEVSFAYLEPSGNLSVFKHDDVQPVLSLISDGVIQSKHLALIGKTDEWLKKELMNLGINDADKIFYCSFESNELKFQLKKLYQ; from the coding sequence ATGACTGATTTACTGATTATTATTTTTCGGACTGTATTTCTATATATACTCATTTTGATTATCTTGCGTATTATGGGGAAACGGGAAGTAGGAGAGCTTGGTGTAATCGACGTTGTTGTTTTCATCATAATGGCGGAAGTAGCTGCATTTGCACTCGATTCCCCCGATAAAAAACTAATCACTTCCATTTTACCGATGCTCGTTTTGCTTATTATTCAAGTCATTTCATCTTACTTTTCACTGAAAAGTAAGAAATTCAGAGACGTTGTTGACGGAGAACCGACACTAATTATTAGGCACGGTCAAATACTAGAGCAGGAAATGCGAAAACAACGTTACAATCTTGATGATCTGTTCCAACAACTTCGAGAACAGCAGATTGGCTCTGTCCACGAAGTCTCTTTTGCCTATTTGGAACCATCGGGAAATCTGTCCGTATTCAAACATGATGACGTCCAACCGGTCCTTTCACTTATTTCCGATGGTGTCATCCAAAGTAAACATCTCGCACTTATCGGCAAAACGGATGAGTGGCTAAAAAAAGAATTGATGAACCTTGGAATAAATGATGCCGATAAGATTTTCTATTGTTCTTTTGAAAGCAATGAATTGAAGTTTCAGCTAAAAAAACTCTATCAATGA
- a CDS encoding putative polysaccharide biosynthesis protein, with translation MIGIEKELLKLSSFIRGTVVLMVAVFLTKLLGFVFRIQFMRIAGEEAVGIYMTAYPAFIFFLSLVQLGVPIAIAKVIAELEAKGQSIRIPSLMKTASFITILTSVVFIPASILFVPYLAETLLGNSASSTTLYVGIAIVPIAAIGGLIRGYFQGIARIEETAWSQIIEQICRITLITWLLPYLLVSDNTAMNAAYAMGITLIAEMLSVLYLLFKYKQQKKRRPKPQEKFKRYPMEPLLAIALPSSGSRLFGTFTWFLEPIIFLRALAFSGVSAIAATSLYGIISGVLVPLLLFPAFIPYALSVVLVPAVSGAVASKNTGKLKERIHLSLRLSALTGTFAAAVFFIHGQELAEKLFHVTQGASYMALLAPVFFFYYIQGPLYSILQATGDAKAGMMNSVYGGIAKLAVMFILASQPGLQVTGAVLAIGFGVLITSFLHIATLRKNKSTATGFTMFALPYASFIMTCIMRPIFIPIGDFGIFTECAITSLFLLVILILTGQVKKSDLFLFKKLLKNH, from the coding sequence ATGATCGGAATTGAGAAGGAGTTGTTGAAATTGTCTTCATTCATCCGCGGAACTGTCGTCCTGATGGTTGCCGTCTTCCTAACCAAGCTTTTGGGATTCGTCTTCCGAATTCAATTCATGCGGATTGCAGGTGAAGAAGCAGTCGGCATCTACATGACTGCATATCCTGCTTTCATTTTTTTCCTATCCCTTGTGCAGCTTGGTGTGCCGATTGCCATTGCTAAAGTAATTGCTGAACTCGAAGCAAAAGGGCAATCCATAAGAATTCCTTCTCTTATGAAGACCGCTTCCTTCATCACCATCTTAACATCGGTTGTATTCATCCCGGCTTCTATCTTATTCGTTCCCTACTTAGCAGAAACACTGCTCGGTAATTCAGCCTCATCCACCACACTGTACGTCGGAATCGCAATTGTACCTATCGCCGCTATCGGGGGCCTAATCCGTGGGTATTTCCAAGGTATTGCACGAATCGAAGAAACAGCCTGGTCACAAATTATCGAACAGATATGCCGAATTACACTAATCACCTGGCTTTTACCGTATCTCCTTGTATCTGACAATACAGCAATGAATGCTGCCTATGCAATGGGGATTACGCTTATTGCCGAGATGCTATCCGTCCTTTATTTGCTATTCAAATACAAACAGCAAAAGAAACGTAGACCAAAACCGCAAGAGAAATTCAAACGCTATCCAATGGAACCTTTGCTGGCCATCGCATTGCCGTCGTCCGGCAGCCGCCTGTTTGGCACGTTTACTTGGTTTTTGGAGCCGATTATCTTTCTCCGTGCACTCGCATTTTCAGGGGTGTCAGCTATAGCGGCCACATCATTGTACGGCATTATATCCGGCGTACTTGTACCATTGCTCCTTTTTCCTGCTTTCATCCCGTATGCTTTGTCTGTTGTCTTGGTACCTGCCGTGAGCGGGGCGGTCGCCTCAAAAAATACGGGCAAGCTGAAAGAACGGATTCATCTGTCCCTTCGCTTATCTGCTTTAACTGGGACATTTGCCGCTGCGGTTTTTTTCATCCACGGACAGGAGTTGGCGGAAAAGCTATTTCACGTTACCCAAGGAGCATCGTATATGGCGTTGCTTGCTCCTGTCTTTTTCTTTTATTATATCCAAGGTCCGCTCTATTCGATTTTACAAGCAACTGGGGATGCCAAGGCAGGAATGATGAATTCCGTCTATGGCGGCATTGCTAAATTGGCTGTCATGTTCATCCTCGCTTCTCAGCCAGGTCTGCAGGTCACAGGTGCAGTTCTTGCGATTGGTTTTGGTGTGCTCATTACTTCATTCCTTCATATAGCAACACTTCGAAAAAACAAATCGACCGCTACCGGTTTTACGATGTTTGCTTTACCCTATGCCTCTTTTATCATGACTTGCATTATGAGACCTATTTTCATCCCGATCGGTGATTTTGGAATCTTTACGGAATGTGCCATCACAAGTCTTTTTCTGCTTGTAATTCTTATTTTAACGGGTCAAGTGAAAAAAAGTGATCTATTCCTGTTCAAGAAACTGCTGAAAAATCATTGA